A region of Enoplosus armatus isolate fEnoArm2 chromosome 14, fEnoArm2.hap1, whole genome shotgun sequence DNA encodes the following proteins:
- the best4 gene encoding bestrophin-4 produces MTVSYTLEVANARFGGFSKLLFRWKGSIYRLLYKELLVFCGVYLFFSVFYRFMLTPKQQDVFERVALYCDQFTNTSFIPVLFVLGFYVTLAFNRWWGQYTSFPLPDNLMMVVSGNVHGADERGRLLRRTLMRYANLSSVLILRSISTRVHKRFPTLEHIVEAGFMTTHELKKFESLHSDFNKYWMPLTWFSNLASRAREEGRVRDDIALRLLMDELNKYRAKCSLLFHYDWISIPLVYTQVVTIAVYSFFAFCVIGRQFLNPEKGYKDHKLDLYVPVFTLMQFFFYTGWLKVGELIINPFGEDDDDFETNQLIDRNIQVSMLAVDDMYQNLAPIVKDKHWSQRHFSIPYTLSTAAETLKPAFKGSTFDMRMSAEDLEIHQPADTPGNKQYLPLKGSLGDGLNTLLQRDKGILRGGSLPSLIDVLSDPNEEDDSDASPEDDINATNHTDQDKAFIKVAVEQN; encoded by the exons ATGACAGTTTCTTACACCCTTGAAGTGGCCAATGCGAGATTTGGTGGCTTCTCCAAGCTCCTGTTCAGGTGGAAGGGAAGCATCTACAGGCTGCTTTACAAAGAGCTTCTGGTGTTTTGTGGGGTTTATCTGTTTTTCAGCGTGTTTTACAG GTTTATGCTCACACCAAAGCAGCAGGATGTGTTTGAGCGCGTCGCCCTTTACTGTGATCAGTTCACCAACACCAGCTTCATCCCAGTTTTGTTTGTACTGG GCTTCTATGTGACCCTGGCCTTTAATCGCTGGTGGGGTCAGTACACCAGCTTCCCGCTGCCTGACAacctgatgatggtggtgtCTGGGAACGTCCACGGGGCAGACGAGAGGGGTCGTCTGCTGCGACGAACACTCATGAGATACGCCAACTTATCCTCAGTTCTCATTCTCCGCTCCATTAGCACAAGAGTTCACAAGCGTTTCCCAACTTTGGAGCACATAGTGGAGGCTG GATTTATGACGACACATGAGCTGAAAAAGTTTGAGTCGCTACACTCTGATTTCAACAAGTACTGGATGCCTTTGACTTGGTTCTCAAACCTGGCGTccagagcgagagaggagggTCGAGTGAGGGATGACATCGCTTTGAGACTGCTGATGGAT GAGCTGAATAAGTACAGAGCCAAGTGCAGCCTCCTGTTCCACTACGACTGGATAAGCATCCCTCTGGTCTACACTCAG GTAGTTACTATAGCAGTTTACTCTTTTTTTGCCTTCTGCGTGATTGGCCGACAATTTCTGAACCCTGAGAAGGGATACAAGGATCACAAACTGGACTTGTACGTCCCCGTTTTCACCCTGATGCAGTTCTTCTTCTACACTGGCTGGCTCAAG GTGGGGGAGCTGATCATCAATCCATTTGGCGAGGACGATGATGACTTTGAAACCAACCAGCTGATTGACCGAAACATTCAG GTGTCAATGTTGGCTGTAGATGATATGTACCAGAACCTGGCTCCAATTGTGAAGGACAAGCACTGGTCACAGAGACATTTCTCCATCCCTTACACTCTGTcgacagcagcagagactctCAAACCGGCCTTCAAAGGCTCCACCTTTGACATGAG GATGAGTGCGGAGGATCTTGAGATTCACCAGCCTGCAGACACTCCTGGAAACAAACAGTATTTACCTCTTAAGGGCTCTCTGGGCGATGGTCTCAACACTCTTCTGCAGAGGGACAAAGGTATCCTGCGAGGTGGGAGCCTCCCATCTCTGATAGATGTCTTGTCAGACCCAAATGAGGAAGATGATTCTGATGCTTCCCCTGAGGATGACATCAATGCCACTAACCACACAGACCAAGACAAGGCATTCATTAAAGTTGCAGTGGAACAAAACTAG